Within Mongoliitalea daihaiensis, the genomic segment ACTTTCCAAGATCCAAGCATCCCCGTCCTTAATCTAGATCAGGCTAATCGCCTAGCAAAGTTACCTCTGCATTGTATGCAAACGGAATACCCCAATAAATTGAACCAAACACTGGCCGATGAATCCTATCTTTTACCTCCTAAAACCTTGCATCCAGCATTTTATGGATGTTTTGACTGGCATTCAAGTGTTCATGGCCATTGGATGTTGGTAGCCTTGTTGAAACAATTTCCAAACTTAGATGATGCCGTTTTGATTCGTCAAAAGTTGGAAGAAAATATCAGCGCTGAAAATATTCTTCAAGAAGTGGCATACTTTCATATTCCGCAAAACAGCAGTTTTGAACGTACATATGGCTGGGCTTGGGTACTTAAACTAGCTGAGGAGCTTAATACTTGGAACGATCCTCTGGCTCGACAGTTGGAAAATAACCTTCAGCCACTTACAGATTTAATGGTTGAAAAATACATAGAATTTCTTCCAAAATTGATTTATCCTATACGAGTAGGCGAACATACCAATATTGCCTTTGGGTTGAGCTTTGCCTATGACTATGCTAAAACAATGCAGCATCAGCCTCTTCAAACCATTATTGAACAACGGTCAAAAGACTGGTTTCAGGGAGATACAGACTGTCCATTGGCCTGGGAGCCTAGTGGGTTTGATTTTTTATCACCTTGCTTTCAAGAGTTAGATATTATGAGAAAAGTATTAGCTCCTTCGGAGTTTGTGGATTGGGCGTATGGTTTTCTTCCTGTCATATTTGAATCGAATTTTTCATGGGAGCCTGGTCGGGTTTCTGACCGAGCAGATGGAAAATTGGTGCATTTGGATGGAGTTAATTTCAGCCGTGCTTGGGTCATGTATGGGCTGGCAAGAAACTTCCCTGATCTTTTTCCACATCTAATTTCATTAGGAGATGCACGCATGAATTTTTCCCTGCCATTCATCGTCGATGATAATTACGAGGGTACGCATTGGCTGGGCAGTTTTGCGATTTATGCCTTGATTCAACGTCCCCAATGAAACGTTGGCTGGGAAATATAGGTCCTGGTCCCATCATTGCCGCGGCCTTTATCGGTCCGGGCACGGTCACAATTTGCACCTTAGCAGGAGTTGAATTTGGATATGATCTATTGTGGGCCCTAGTACTTTCAATTGTTACAACTATAGTCCTTCAAGAAATGGCTGCACGTATTGGACTCATCAGTCAAGCGGGGTTGTTAGAAAACCTTACAAAGACGATTAAAGCACCAATACTGAAGTATTTTTCAATTATCCTCGTTATGATTGCCATTGTACTTGGAAATACTGCATATGAAGCGGGCAATATTACTGGAGGTGCTTTGGGGGCCTCCTTGATAGTACAGCTACCCGTTTTCAAAGTTGCTATTTTCACATTCCATACTACCCATTTGATTATGGGAGGAGTGGCTTTTGGTTTATTGATTTCAGGAAATATGTCCGTAATTACCAAATTTCTCACTGGCTTGGTGGTCTTCATGAGTGGAGCCTTTTTGCTTTCTGCAATCTTCGTCTTTCCTTCTTGGCGCATCTTTCTCAAAGGTTTAGTACCACAGTTTGATCCCTCCAACTTTTTGGTAATTGTAGCAATTATTGGTACGACGGTGGTTCCTTATAACTTATTTCTTCATGCCTCCCTGGTGGCTAAAAAATGGTCAACTCCAAAAAACTTAAATCTAGTCAGGAAAGACACCTTTGCCGCCATAATTATTGGAGGTTTGGTTTCTATGGCTATTGTCATTACGGGAGCAAGTCAACAAGGGGGATCTGTAACATCAGCGGTAGATATGGCCGTTGGCTTAGAGCCATTGCTGGGTACTTTTGCTACTTACTTTATCGCCTTTGGATTGTTTGCAGCTGGATTAACTTCTGCCATGACTGCTCCCATGGCAGCCGCCTTGGTTGTCTGTGGTAGTTTTGGTTGGAGCACTTCCATCAAAAGCTTGCCTATGCGGTTCAATATGGGCTTAGTTTTGTTGATGGGACTATTATTTGCTTCGCTTGGTATCCGGCCTGTACAATTAATCACCATTGCTCAGGTAGCCAATGGTATTCTATTACCATTGATCGCTGCTTACCTTATTTGGTTAGTCAATAGACCTTCCATGATGGGTTCTTTCAAGAATACCTTTATTCAAAATTTAATTGCAGGTATCATCTGGCTGATCACTCTTATCTTGGGAGCAGTAAGCTTGTGGAGGATTTTTGGTAATTAATATTGTTTGTATTTCAACTATTACTTTGATAAACAAAGCATGTAATCAAAGCGCATGACGCGCCATAGTTATTCTGAAACTGGATATTTTCTTATCTTTGCATGAAATATAAAAAAATTATGAAGCAAATCACTTTCTCCAATTTAGTTGTATTGATTGCAATGTTCCTCGTTGCTTGTTCCTCTGAGAAAAAAGAAGAAGATAACGAAGAAATCTATGTAGAAGCCAATGTCTATCACCAAAGCAGCCTTGATGCCCGTGAGGAAATCATGGAAATTGAAAAGGTATTGAAAGAGCTTGGTATTGAATATGCAGACCTTAAAGAGGAATTGAAAATCTGGGATAAGGAAATCATTGAAGTTCCTGGGTTTGAACATTCCCATGACGACGAATTTCAGCGTAAATACCACGTTCACAACCGTATGAAGCCATTTTCTGCAGAGGAACACTTGGAATACCAAAAGGCAATGAATGCAGAAATAAAGACTTTATTTGACAGTTTCAGATTACTGACTGTTGAAAAGGTAATGGATGATCAAAAGAATGAGGAAGATGAAGGAGACTTATAAGTCAACTGTCTAAATAATCACCCAAATATTTCTTTGCATTTATTTTTGAAGAACTTTGTGGCTCAAAACTCTCGTGGCATTTTGAGCCACAAATTTACTAGTTCACGAAGAGATAAATTACTAAACAAAGCCTTTTTTCGATAGAAAATCTAATGAACTATCCATGAGAAAGCCTCATTTTTTATCTTTTAACTTACTCAATGCCACGCAATTCCGGAGCGCACAAACTAATATTGTTTCTATCAAATGCCACCCTACTATTGTCATTGCTTCCCACATTCCCAACAGTCAGATAAATATTGTACTCAGGTCCAGAGTCTGCCAAATGGATTTTAATATGCCCGTCAAAGTTTTTGAAATCTTCAAAAGTCAACACGCGTCCATCCGACAACACATCCATTTTTGTGACGCTTCTTAGGGTGCGGATGTCAACCGGATTAAATAAAAATGCAATGGGTGAATCAGCTTGATCATAGCTTCCAAAATGCAAATGAACTGGGAAGAAATATGGCGTGGCATCTTTAGTTCCATCTAAGGTTATTTCCATTTCCAATTCCCCAGTCACCAACTCTCGCAATGTAGCTACACCTGTATATTCAAAATCAGAACTTTGAAATAGTTCATAAGTTATTTCATTTCTAGTGTAGCGCCTATCTTCATCTTTGTTGCAGGCATAGAAAATTGAACTGATAAGAAGGATGCTGAGTAACTTTTTCATTCGTTTGGTGTTTGTTCAGATATACGCTTGAACAACCATTTTGGTTGAACAGATACAAGTTAAATAAAACTCTTGAAAAGTAATGTGACTCGGTTCACATTCCCGAGAACTAACTCATTTATGGAAGATTTTGTTGCACTCTTCAATCGTTTGGACCAAAGTAATAAAACAAGCGATAAATTACAGGCATTGAGGGGCTATTTTTTAACTGCTAACGAACAAGATAAACTCTGGACATTGGCACTCTTTACGCACAGACGTCCAAAGCGTCAGGTTAATACCCGCTTACTGAGAGAATGGTGCTGTGAAGTTGCTCACATACCTGCTTGGCTTTTTGAGGAATCCTATCAGACTGTAGGAGATTTGGCAGAGACTATTTCCTTGCTATTACCCGCACCATCCGAAACATCCAACAAATCCTTAAGTGAATGGATTGTTTTTTTGATGAATTTGGAAGGATTGGAAGAAGAAGAAAAAAAAGAACAAATTCTATACGCATGGGAGCGCTTGGAAAAGGAAGAACGGTTCATCTTTACTAAATTGATCACAGGAGGATTTAGAGTAGGCGTCAGTCAGCAGTTGGTCGTTCAGTCCTTGGCAGATGTCCTTAACCTAGAAAAAACCGATGTCACCCAACGGCTAATGGGTGATTGGAATCCACTTAAAAATAACTTTCATGATTTACTCCTAACATCCAATCAATCAGATGATTTATCTCGTCCTTACCCGTTCTATTTGGCCCATCCTGTAGAAGCTTCTTTGATGGAATCCGAGCATCCAGTCGATTGGCAAGTTGAATGGAAATGGGATGGGATTCGTGGACAACTCATCAAGCGAAAAGGTGAGATTTTCATTTGGTCAAGAGGAGAAGAATTAGTGACTGAGAAATTTCCTGAATTGGTGGAAGCCGCCAGCTTTCTTCCTGACAACGTCGTATTGGATGGAGAAATTCTTTGTTTTGAAGGAGCGCTTCCCCTGCCATTTGGGATTCTGCAGACACGTATTGGGAGAAAAAATTTGAGTAAAAAAATACTTCAGGAGGCCCCCGTTTCTTTCTTTGCTTATGACCTGCTTGAACTGGAGGGAAAGGACTTCCGCACCCAAGCATTGACTGTTAGAAGAGCTCATTTAGAGGAGTTGTTGCTAGGAATTCCAACCACTCGCTTACAACTTTCACCAACAGTGGAGGCGGAAAGTTGGGCAGCATTGGAAAAAATACGAGAAAGTTCCCGCAAGCGGATGGCTGAAGGATTTATGCTCAAACGCAAAAACTCTCCTTATGAAGTAGGCAGAAAGCGGGGCAATTGGTGGAAATGGAAAATTGATCCTTTGACCATCGATGGCATATTGATATATGCACAAAAAGGTCATGGAAGAAGAGCAGATTTATTCACCGACTTTACCTTGGCTGTTTGGGAAGGTGACAAACTTGTCCCTTTTACAAAAGCCTATTCAGGATTGACCGATGCGGAACTCAAAGAAGCAGATCAATACATTAAGAAAAACACGGTAGAAAAATTCGGTCCAGTGCGTACCGTCAAACCAGGTTTAGTCTTTGAAATAGCCTTTGAAGGCATTCAAGAAAGTCCCCGCCACAAATCCGGTATAGCCCTCCGCTTTCCTCGAATCAATCGCTGGAGAAAAGATAAAAACATAACAGAAGCCAATACTTTAGCTGATTTAAAAGACTTACTTTCGCTGTATGGAGGATAAAGATTTACGTGTTGGTTTTTCTTATTTTGAACAAAAAGGTTGGAAACCATTCGATTTTCAGATACAAACATGGAAAGATTTTTTAGCTGGAAAATCAGGAATTTTGAATGCTCCTACTGGCAGCGGTAAAACCTTCGCCCTTTGGTTTCCTCCCATCTTGGATTACATCCGCAAACATCCCCATGACTGGCAAAAACCTCAAAAAATAGGGATTCAAGTCATATGGGTGACTCCTTTGCGGGCGTTGGCTCAGGACATTCACCATGCTATGCAGGAAGTCTGTAACAGCATCGGGCTTCCTTGGAAAGTGGCTGTAAGAAATGGAGATACCGACACCAAAACCCGTAATCAACAAAAACGTACTCCACCCCAATGCCTAGTAACCACGCCAGAGACTTTACAGATTCTTTTGGCACAAAAGGAAAATGCCTCCATTTTCAAAGAAGTCAAATGCATCATTGTGGATGAATGGCATGAATTGATGGGCAATAAACGAGGGGTTCAGGTTCAATTAGCCCTTGCCTACATCCAAAGCATTTTGCAAAAAGATATACAGCTGTGGGGTATTTCCGCCACCATAGGAAATCTGGAAGAAGCCAATAAAATCTTATTAGGAACAGATGCACCAGTTCATATCGTCAAAGCTGATATTCACAAAGAGATAGCCGTGCACACAGTCTATCCAGATGAATTGGAAAAATATCCTTGGTCAGGTCATTTGGGATTGAAGCTATTGGATAAGATCATACCTATTGTGGAGGGCCATAACAGCTTGTTGCTCTTTACCAACACACGTGCGCAAACCGAAATCTGGTATCAGAAAATTATGGAAGCCCGTCCTGATTGGGCGGGATGGGTTGCTATGCATCATGGTTCCTTGGATATGGCTGTGCGAACTTGGGTTGAGGAAGCCCTGCATCAAAATAAGTTGAAATTAGTGGTTTGTACCTCAAGTTTAGATTTGGGGGTGGATTTCAGACCTGTAGATGCAGTCATTCAAATTGGTAGTCCTAAGGGCGTAGCCCGCTTTATGCAACGGGCTGGAAGAGCAGGCCATCAGCCCGGTTTGCCTTCCGAAATTTACTTTGTCCCTACCAATTCACTAGAACTGATTGAAGCAGCTGCCTTGCGCTTTGCTATGGAAACAGGCGACATGGAAAGTATCCACTGCCCTACCCTTACTTACGATGTGCTCATCCAGTTTTTGATCACCTTGGCGGTCGGTGATGGATTTTATCCAGAACCTACCTATCAGTTGATCAAGAACACTTACACCTTTCAGGATTTGCAGTATGAGGAGTTCCATTGGATGTTACATTTCATAACCGAGGGCGGAGAATCCTTGCGAGGTTATGATGAATTTTCCAAAGTAGTCATCGAGGAAGACGGGCGCTACAAAGTTCATGACAAGCGAACGGCTATGCGACACCGGTTATCCATGGGCACGATTGTAAGCGATCCTATGTACAAAGTCCGCTTCAAAAACGGAACCTTTTTAGGAATGGTAGAGGAGTATTTTATCTCACGTCTTAAGCCTGGAGACAGGTTCTTTTTTGCTGGAAGAACCTTGGAATTTGTAGCCATACGTGATCTGAGCGCCATTGTCACGCAATCCACAAAAAAAACCAGCAACATCCCTTCTTACATGGGTGGACGGATATCATTGACTTCCAAACTATCCACCAAAATGCGAGAAATCTTGGAAAGTGCAGCTCAAGGCTCTTTTTATTCAGAAGAAGTCTCCTACTTAGCTCCCTTACTTGATTTGCAACAGCGCCTTTCATTGATTCCCGATTCTCATACTTTTTTGATAGAAAAATGCATTTCTAAGGATGGGCATCATGTGTTTTTTTATCCGTTTGAGGGCAGGATGGTGCATGAGATTTTAGGTGCACTTGTAGCCTATCGAATTAGTCTCAACTACCCCATCACCTTCAGTATTGGGATGAATGATTATGGGTTTGAACTGCTTTCAGACGAAGTGATTCCCATCGAAGACATTTTAGCAGAAGATTTATTCAGTGAACAAAACTTGATCGATGATATTCAAGCTTGTATCAATGAAAGCGATATGGCCAAACGTAAATTCAGGGATGTTGCCACCATATCAGGTATCATATTCCAAGGTTTCCCCGGCAAACCAACGAAGCTTAAGCATCTGCAGTCTAATAGCAGTTTGATTTACAGTGTCTTTGAAGATTATGACCCTGATAACCTCCTGCTTAAACAATCCCGAAGGGAAGCTTTGGAGATGCAAATGGATAAAGACAGTGTATTGAATGCTATTCAAAAAATCAATCAGCAGCAAATCGTCCTCAAATATCCTGGGCAATTTACACCGTTTTCATTCCCCATCTTGGTAGATCGCCTCAGAGCATCACTTTCTTCCGAATCCTTGGAAGACCGCATCGCCAAAATGCGAGCGACGATGATTGATTGAGAACAGGTTCTCGCAGAAAGCGGAGAATACGCAGAAAAAATTTAACACAGATAGACAAATGATAAGCACTGATTTACACAGATAGTTTGCTGACGCAAATCTGGAAAAGTTGAGCGATGCTATTTCAATTGTAATTTGATAATTGATTCAGATATTAAAACACAAAAAAACCGTGTGCATCCGTGTGCATCCGTGGCTAAACATTAAGCGGGGATTATGGTCAAAATTTTTAAAACAGATAGACAAATGATATGCACTGATTTGCACAGATAGTTTGCTGACGCAAATCTGGAAAAGTTGAGCGATGCTATTTCAATTGTAATTTGATAATTGATTCAGATATTAAAACACAAAAAAACCGTGTGCATCCGTGTGCATCCGTGGCTAAACATTAAGCGGGGATTATGGTCAAAAATTTTTAAAACAGATAGACAAATGATATGCACTGATTTGCACAGATAGTTTGCTGACGCAAATCTGGAAAAGTTGATCCCTACTATTTTTACTTGCTAATTTTTTCAACTAAAAAAAGATGAAAAAATCTGTGGCCATCTGTGACCAATTTACCTCCTTTTCCTAACCTATTTTAGTTGATCGTCTACCAGCATCACAATCTTCCTAATTATTGGATGACCGAATCACCAAAATACGGGCAACGATGATTGATTGAGAACAGGTTCTCGCGGAAAGCGGAGAATACGCAGAAAAAATTTAACACAGATGACAACTGATAAGCACTGATTTAAACAGATAGTTTGCTGACGCAAATCTGGAAAAGTTGATCCCTACTATTTTTATTTGCTAATTTTTTCAACTAAAAAAAGATGAAAAAATCTGTGGCCATCTGTGTGCATCTGTGACCATTTTACCCCCTTTTCCTAACCTATTTTAGTTGATCGTTTACCAGCATCACACTCTTCCTAATTATTGGATGACCGAATCACCAAAATATGGGCAACGATGATTGATTGAGCATTGGTTCTCGCAGAAAGCGGAGAATACGCAGAAAAAATTTAACACAGATGACAAATGATAAGCACTGATTTACACAGATAGTTTGCTGACGCAAATCTGGAAAAGTTGATCCCTACTATTTGAATTGGGATTTACTAATTTTTTAAACCATAAAAAGGCAAAAAAAACCATGTTGGCTAGTTTGCTTAAAAAAACAAACTCCGATAGGAGTTAAATCCCGAAGGGTATTAGCCCCGAGTCGCCACTCGGGGTAAAAAAAGGTTTTAAAACCCCAAGCCCAACTCCGATAGGAGTTGAATTAAACTAGGTACCTCTATTATTCATGTATCAATTTTTAACATAAAAACCCCGTCTAAAGACGCAATAACTGCCAAATTTTCCCCAAAAATCCTTTTCTTTGCTAGCTGAATAGAAAAGCCCATGAAAGTAATTGCTATCGGAAGAAATTACGCCGAACACATCGAAGAGCTCAACAACGAACGACCTACCGCACCCGTCGTTTTCCTCAAACCAGATACAGCTGTTCTTAAAAATAACGCCCCTTTTTACCATCCTGACTTTTCACAAAACATCCATCACGAGGTTGAATTGGTACTCAAGGTATGTAAAGAAGGCAAACATCTTCAGCCACAATTTGCCCATCGGTATTTTGATGAAATTGGTATAGGCATCGATTTCACTGCGCGCGATTTGCAAGATGCATGTAAAGCTAAAGGACTTCCTTGGGAAATTGCTAAAGCATTTAACGGTTCAGCACCAGTCGGATCATTTTTACCAGTTTCGGAATTCAAATCCATGAACGATATCAATTTTCATTTGCTTATCAATGGAGAATTCAAGCAAAAAGGAAATACTTCCATGATGCTTTTCGACTTCAATGCTATCATTGCCTATGTCTCTCAGTTTTTTACGCTGAAAAAAGGTGATTTAATCTTTACAGGGACTCCAGCAGGTGTGAGTAAAGTCAATATTGGAGACCGATTGGAAGCATTTATCGAAGATCAAAAATTACTGGACTTTGAAATTAAATAATTCCTTTTTGTGGCTTTGCTTTTGGCTTGGCTTTTCAAATAATATCCTTGCTCAAGACTATTTATTTCCAGTAAAGCCAGGACAACGAGCAGCACTGTCTGGAAACTTTTCCGAAATACGACCCAGTCATTTTCATTCCGGGATTGATGTGAAAATTGGTGGAGTGGATGGAGAACCCATCTTAGCCATTGCAGATGGCTACATTTATCGGATGAAAATTTCCACCTATGGCTATGGAAATGTGCTGTATTTGAGGCATAACGATGGTCAATCCTCTGTTTATGCTCATTTGCGAAACTTCTCTCCAAAAATCATGGAATTCATGCGCAAGGAGCTATATTTTGCGAAAAAAAATGAATTGGAAATCTTCCCAGACCCTGATTTTCTACCCATTAAAAGAGGGGAAGTCATAGGAAATGGAGGGAATACCGGGAGTTCGGGTGGACCACACCTTCATTTTGAAATTCGGGACACCTTAGACCGTGCCATTGACCCATTTATTTACAGATTCAGAGAAGTTGTGGATAATACTCCCCCTATCATTTACAAAATGGCTATTCGTCCAATCGGTATGGATAGCAGGGTCAATGGTCTTTACCAACGGATTGAGGTAACTCCCCTGCTTGAAGGAGGTGTCTATGTGATCAAAGAACCTGTTAAAGTCAGTGGACAGGTGGGTATTGAAATCCATTCCATCGACCGCATGGACGGTTCCACCAATATTTTTGGAAATCCTATGTATGAATTGAGTGAAGATGGTAACCTGATTTTCAAGGCCAACCTACAACACATCGATTTCAACAAGGGGAGATTCTTTTTCTCCCATATGACTGGTAATAAGTTTAAACGCCTTTATAAGGTCCCTAACAATGTCTTGGAAATCTATGAACCGGATTCAACATGGTCTGGTGCAATTTCAGTGAATCCCCAACAGCGAAAAAATATTTCAGTAAAAGCCCAAGACTTTTTTGGAAATGCTCGAACAGTGAAAATGACCTTAGTCGGCGAAGAAGCTCCCTTCTTTTTGGGTAATCGAAACATCAGCACTACCAAAGGAACATCTATTAAATACGATGGTTCCTTGATGATCATCGAAACAGGTCCTTCTGACATCGGTACCTTAGCCAAAGTTTGGGTGAAAAGCCACGAAATGGAAATGGCCCCAATATACGTCAACAATTCTCATCGAATTTATACATGGGATATGCGCTATGGCATTCCCGAGCAAATTGACTTGTGCACAGAGACGATCTTTCCCTCCGTCATTGCGCACATTCCTTTCGGTGAGGAGCGCTTGGTTGCCAATCAACAACTAGAAATCATTGTGCCAGAAGAAGCCACCTTGGATGATTTGTACTTAAGAGTAGAACACCAAAATAATCGTCTCAAAATCAATGATACGGATGAATATTTACGCTCTCCTATTGAAATCCTTTGGAAGGAAACTATGGGAAGTGCCGATAGAGAGCGAACACATGTATATGCCCTCAACAGAAATGGGAGCAAGTCTTTTGTAGGCGGAACGTGGGAATTAGGAAATATCCGTTTCAAAACTAGAAACTTTGGTACCTTTGTACTCGATACAGACGTCAACCCTCCCAGCATTACGCCCATCCGGGTAACTGCTGACGAATTGAGGTTTACCATTCGAGATGACAAATCCGGAATAAAGGATTTTGAGGCCTTGGTCAATGGTGAATGGGTATTGATGCGATATGAGCATAAGCAAAATGTCATCTGGTCTGAGAAGTTGACCAAACAAGCTTTCAAAGGAGAGCTTATATTGAAAGTAAGGGATATGGCAGGGAATGAAACTGTTTATAAAACTCTAGTCAAATAATTTATTTTTGTTTAGAAAAATCAAGAGACTGAGAAATTAACTGAAATAATTAATAACAAAAACCTTGGGGTCCAAAACATTGATCTTAAAAGTTTATCAGTCAGGGTGCGGAGCAGAGAGTTTTTTTAAAGATGAGTTTAGTGTTTTAAAACTAACTGACTCAATTTACTGTAGCCGCTGGGTAGATTATCTTGACAATTTAGTGATTGATCATTTTTTATTTCCAAATACAGCATACAATTTAATTTTATAATCTTCGCAATTATAATTTTATGCTAATCATAAGGCCTTTTATATTCATAAAAACCTACCCAAAGACAAGAAGTTTTGGTACTTTTGCCTGTAACCCAGCTTTTATCACATTAACAAATAAAACCACAAAAACATGGCGTTAGAAATTGGAAATCCAGCACCGGCATTTGAAGCGAAAGATCAACAAGGCAACATCTTGAAGTTGTCTGATTTCAAAGGAAAAAAAGTTGTACTTTATTTTTATCCAAAAGACAATACTCCGGGTTGCACTGCACAAGCTTGTAATTTAAGAGACAACTACGATGCTTTATTGGCTGCGGGTTATGTAGTCTTGGGTGTGAGTTCGGACTCCGAAAAATCCCACCAAAAAT encodes:
- a CDS encoding DUF2891 domain-containing protein; the encoded protein is MHILLANFICSSTMQIAFLLWSFLTFQDPSIPVLNLDQANRLAKLPLHCMQTEYPNKLNQTLADESYLLPPKTLHPAFYGCFDWHSSVHGHWMLVALLKQFPNLDDAVLIRQKLEENISAENILQEVAYFHIPQNSSFERTYGWAWVLKLAEELNTWNDPLARQLENNLQPLTDLMVEKYIEFLPKLIYPIRVGEHTNIAFGLSFAYDYAKTMQHQPLQTIIEQRSKDWFQGDTDCPLAWEPSGFDFLSPCFQELDIMRKVLAPSEFVDWAYGFLPVIFESNFSWEPGRVSDRADGKLVHLDGVNFSRAWVMYGLARNFPDLFPHLISLGDARMNFSLPFIVDDNYEGTHWLGSFAIYALIQRPQ
- a CDS encoding NRAMP family divalent metal transporter; its protein translation is MKRWLGNIGPGPIIAAAFIGPGTVTICTLAGVEFGYDLLWALVLSIVTTIVLQEMAARIGLISQAGLLENLTKTIKAPILKYFSIILVMIAIVLGNTAYEAGNITGGALGASLIVQLPVFKVAIFTFHTTHLIMGGVAFGLLISGNMSVITKFLTGLVVFMSGAFLLSAIFVFPSWRIFLKGLVPQFDPSNFLVIVAIIGTTVVPYNLFLHASLVAKKWSTPKNLNLVRKDTFAAIIIGGLVSMAIVITGASQQGGSVTSAVDMAVGLEPLLGTFATYFIAFGLFAAGLTSAMTAPMAAALVVCGSFGWSTSIKSLPMRFNMGLVLLMGLLFASLGIRPVQLITIAQVANGILLPLIAAYLIWLVNRPSMMGSFKNTFIQNLIAGIIWLITLILGAVSLWRIFGN
- a CDS encoding ATP-dependent DNA ligase, coding for MEDFVALFNRLDQSNKTSDKLQALRGYFLTANEQDKLWTLALFTHRRPKRQVNTRLLREWCCEVAHIPAWLFEESYQTVGDLAETISLLLPAPSETSNKSLSEWIVFLMNLEGLEEEEKKEQILYAWERLEKEERFIFTKLITGGFRVGVSQQLVVQSLADVLNLEKTDVTQRLMGDWNPLKNNFHDLLLTSNQSDDLSRPYPFYLAHPVEASLMESEHPVDWQVEWKWDGIRGQLIKRKGEIFIWSRGEELVTEKFPELVEAASFLPDNVVLDGEILCFEGALPLPFGILQTRIGRKNLSKKILQEAPVSFFAYDLLELEGKDFRTQALTVRRAHLEELLLGIPTTRLQLSPTVEAESWAALEKIRESSRKRMAEGFMLKRKNSPYEVGRKRGNWWKWKIDPLTIDGILIYAQKGHGRRADLFTDFTLAVWEGDKLVPFTKAYSGLTDAELKEADQYIKKNTVEKFGPVRTVKPGLVFEIAFEGIQESPRHKSGIALRFPRINRWRKDKNITEANTLADLKDLLSLYGG
- a CDS encoding ligase-associated DNA damage response DEXH box helicase, producing the protein MEDKDLRVGFSYFEQKGWKPFDFQIQTWKDFLAGKSGILNAPTGSGKTFALWFPPILDYIRKHPHDWQKPQKIGIQVIWVTPLRALAQDIHHAMQEVCNSIGLPWKVAVRNGDTDTKTRNQQKRTPPQCLVTTPETLQILLAQKENASIFKEVKCIIVDEWHELMGNKRGVQVQLALAYIQSILQKDIQLWGISATIGNLEEANKILLGTDAPVHIVKADIHKEIAVHTVYPDELEKYPWSGHLGLKLLDKIIPIVEGHNSLLLFTNTRAQTEIWYQKIMEARPDWAGWVAMHHGSLDMAVRTWVEEALHQNKLKLVVCTSSLDLGVDFRPVDAVIQIGSPKGVARFMQRAGRAGHQPGLPSEIYFVPTNSLELIEAAALRFAMETGDMESIHCPTLTYDVLIQFLITLAVGDGFYPEPTYQLIKNTYTFQDLQYEEFHWMLHFITEGGESLRGYDEFSKVVIEEDGRYKVHDKRTAMRHRLSMGTIVSDPMYKVRFKNGTFLGMVEEYFISRLKPGDRFFFAGRTLEFVAIRDLSAIVTQSTKKTSNIPSYMGGRISLTSKLSTKMREILESAAQGSFYSEEVSYLAPLLDLQQRLSLIPDSHTFLIEKCISKDGHHVFFYPFEGRMVHEILGALVAYRISLNYPITFSIGMNDYGFELLSDEVIPIEDILAEDLFSEQNLIDDIQACINESDMAKRKFRDVATISGIIFQGFPGKPTKLKHLQSNSSLIYSVFEDYDPDNLLLKQSRREALEMQMDKDSVLNAIQKINQQQIVLKYPGQFTPFSFPILVDRLRASLSSESLEDRIAKMRATMID
- a CDS encoding fumarylacetoacetate hydrolase family protein, which translates into the protein MKVIAIGRNYAEHIEELNNERPTAPVVFLKPDTAVLKNNAPFYHPDFSQNIHHEVELVLKVCKEGKHLQPQFAHRYFDEIGIGIDFTARDLQDACKAKGLPWEIAKAFNGSAPVGSFLPVSEFKSMNDINFHLLINGEFKQKGNTSMMLFDFNAIIAYVSQFFTLKKGDLIFTGTPAGVSKVNIGDRLEAFIEDQKLLDFEIK
- a CDS encoding M23 family metallopeptidase; the protein is MKLNNSFLWLCFWLGFSNNILAQDYLFPVKPGQRAALSGNFSEIRPSHFHSGIDVKIGGVDGEPILAIADGYIYRMKISTYGYGNVLYLRHNDGQSSVYAHLRNFSPKIMEFMRKELYFAKKNELEIFPDPDFLPIKRGEVIGNGGNTGSSGGPHLHFEIRDTLDRAIDPFIYRFREVVDNTPPIIYKMAIRPIGMDSRVNGLYQRIEVTPLLEGGVYVIKEPVKVSGQVGIEIHSIDRMDGSTNIFGNPMYELSEDGNLIFKANLQHIDFNKGRFFFSHMTGNKFKRLYKVPNNVLEIYEPDSTWSGAISVNPQQRKNISVKAQDFFGNARTVKMTLVGEEAPFFLGNRNISTTKGTSIKYDGSLMIIETGPSDIGTLAKVWVKSHEMEMAPIYVNNSHRIYTWDMRYGIPEQIDLCTETIFPSVIAHIPFGEERLVANQQLEIIVPEEATLDDLYLRVEHQNNRLKINDTDEYLRSPIEILWKETMGSADRERTHVYALNRNGSKSFVGGTWELGNIRFKTRNFGTFVLDTDVNPPSITPIRVTADELRFTIRDDKSGIKDFEALVNGEWVLMRYEHKQNVIWSEKLTKQAFKGELILKVRDMAGNETVYKTLVK
- a CDS encoding putative polyvalent protein kinase domain-containing protein, which codes for MILKVYQSGCGAESFFKDEFSVLKLTDSIYCSRWVDYLDNLVIDHFLFPNTAYNLIL
- the bcp gene encoding thioredoxin-dependent thiol peroxidase; amino-acid sequence: MALEIGNPAPAFEAKDQQGNILKLSDFKGKKVVLYFYPKDNTPGCTAQACNLRDNYDALLAAGYVVLGVSSDSEKSHQKFIEKQSLPFPLLADEDLKVHEAYGTWVEKSMYGRKYMGTARTTFIINEEGILEEIIEKVNTKEHTKQILK